In a genomic window of Paracoccaceae bacterium:
- a CDS encoding DUF1491 family protein: protein MARLTARFWIDAYLARLRVQDIPAFIVAHGDDTAGSVLVKVNHLNGHSELLQRSYDLMKDTQSWTVLAQGSDAEVDENIQRQQGFDPDLWVVEVEDRQGRHLLDEPGLS, encoded by the coding sequence ATGGCGCGGCTGACCGCACGGTTCTGGATTGATGCTTATCTGGCGCGGCTGAGGGTTCAGGATATTCCGGCCTTCATTGTGGCGCACGGTGATGACACAGCAGGCAGCGTTCTGGTCAAAGTGAACCATCTGAACGGCCATTCGGAGCTTTTGCAGCGCAGCTATGATCTGATGAAGGACACACAATCCTGGACCGTGCTCGCGCAGGGCAGTGATGCGGAAGTTGACGAAAACATTCAGCGGCAACAAGGGTTTGATCCTGACTTGTGGGTGGTTGAGGTCGAAGATCGGCAAGGCAGACACCTGCTTGATGAACCCGGTCTCAGCTGA
- the recO gene encoding DNA repair protein RecO, translated as MEWRDQGILLSTRRHGETSAIIEVFTPEHGRHAGVVRGGTSRKISPILQPGAQLDVTWRARLEDHIGSFHVEPVRSRAAVAMGDRMALAGLNAVTALLAFCLPEREPHPPLYTRSEQLLDLLEQHDLWPLAYLRWEVSLLEEMGYALELDKCAVTGSTENLTYVSPKSGRAVSEGAAGEWVDRLLPLPDVLRGLGDGEDAEIAQGLVTTGYFLSTHLAQDLGNKPLPEARTRFIEAFTRQL; from the coding sequence ATGGAATGGCGTGATCAGGGGATATTGCTCAGCACCCGGCGTCACGGTGAAACATCCGCCATTATCGAAGTTTTCACGCCTGAACATGGGCGTCATGCGGGCGTGGTAAGAGGCGGCACAAGTCGCAAGATCTCGCCCATTCTGCAACCGGGCGCACAGCTTGATGTGACGTGGCGCGCGCGTCTCGAAGATCACATCGGCAGTTTTCACGTCGAACCCGTGCGCAGCCGTGCTGCCGTCGCCATGGGGGATCGGATGGCGCTGGCTGGATTGAATGCTGTGACCGCCCTGCTGGCGTTCTGTCTGCCCGAGCGTGAACCGCATCCGCCGCTTTATACGCGCTCGGAACAACTCCTTGATCTGTTGGAACAGCATGACTTGTGGCCGCTGGCGTATCTCCGTTGGGAAGTCAGCCTACTGGAAGAAATGGGATACGCTCTGGAACTTGACAAATGTGCAGTGACGGGCAGCACTGAAAATCTAACGTATGTATCGCCGAAATCTGGCCGCGCTGTGTCTGAGGGCGCGGCAGGGGAATGGGTTGACCGGTTGTTACCGCTGCCGGATGTTTTGCGCGGCCTTGGCGATGGGGAGGACGCCGAAATCGCGCAAGGTCTTGTGACAACAGGTTATTTTCTGAGTACGCATCTGGCGCAGGATCTTGGAAACAAGCCGCTTCCCGAGGCGCGTACACGTTTCATCGAGGCGTTCACCCGTCAGCTTTGA
- a CDS encoding META domain-containing protein, producing the protein MKHVTSVALIAIFGLIGCQKDETVKAYGAADKVWRLVELDDAPVTYSATLTFPETGQIAGKAPCNSYTGSMTVPYPWFEAGPLAATRMACPDLEAETTFFAALSAMSLSEVLGDTLLLSNDAGRTMVFKADG; encoded by the coding sequence ATGAAACATGTAACAAGCGTCGCTTTGATCGCAATTTTCGGCCTTATAGGCTGCCAAAAGGATGAAACCGTCAAGGCTTACGGCGCGGCGGATAAAGTCTGGCGGCTTGTGGAGCTGGACGATGCGCCTGTGACTTACAGCGCCACCCTCACATTCCCGGAAACAGGTCAGATTGCCGGCAAAGCGCCCTGCAACTCCTATACCGGCAGCATGACGGTCCCCTATCCTTGGTTCGAGGCAGGACCGCTTGCCGCCACGCGCATGGCTTGCCCGGATCTGGAAGCTGAAACGACATTCTTTGCGGCCCTATCTGCAATGAGCTTGTCTGAAGTTCTCGGAGATACGTTGCTTTTGTCCAATGATGCCGGTCGCACGATGGTGTTCAAAGCTGACGGGTGA
- a CDS encoding TetR/AcrR family transcriptional regulator translates to MKHQRLTRQLWIDAGLSELVENGASALAAEPLARKIGTTKGSFYWHFKDVPAFQEAILEDWQSRAFAEVLAALSSDGSAEQRLRRFGVQILSDDQDPAFRAWAKTSAIVAEAIAQVDAERLTYFTNLLRQLGVSNPGFAQSCLGALIGMPQLGDQADPSAAFDTMIDLVLALK, encoded by the coding sequence ATGAAACACCAGCGACTCACCCGCCAATTGTGGATCGACGCCGGCTTGTCCGAGCTGGTTGAAAACGGTGCCTCGGCCTTGGCCGCCGAACCTTTGGCGCGCAAGATCGGAACGACTAAGGGCTCGTTTTACTGGCACTTCAAGGATGTCCCGGCCTTTCAGGAAGCGATCCTTGAAGATTGGCAATCCCGCGCTTTTGCTGAGGTGCTTGCCGCCTTGAGTTCAGACGGGTCTGCAGAACAGCGATTGCGTAGATTTGGCGTGCAAATTCTGTCGGACGATCAGGATCCTGCCTTCAGGGCCTGGGCAAAGACATCTGCAATCGTCGCTGAGGCCATAGCACAGGTTGATGCGGAGCGGCTTACGTATTTCACCAATCTTTTGAGACAATTAGGCGTGAGTAATCCCGGTTTTGCACAGAGTTGCCTTGGGGCATTGATTGGCATGCCACAGCTGGGTGACCAGGCTGATCCAAGTGCCGCGTTTGATACTATGATAGATCTGGTCCTCGCGCTAAAGTAA
- a CDS encoding acyl-CoA dehydrogenase family protein — translation MPHDGQTPPVSAPVTMENLLDLTAASLVPVEKVLHTATVHVRDLVSEGGRVSGSLIEKHQTAAHGLAWLATYAQALRQMQRWAEDLSAKGSFGETEQLLHQIAFGEYLWQIYGGIQMNQGEILRLQDLGLSQSDMRALMDPAVMALTQGANTQAARTRLVALMQEHSANITVGACGLEEELEMIREQFRRYAVEKVEPFAHEWHLKDELIPLEVIEELAEMGVFGLTIPEEYGGFGLSKASMCVVSEELSRGYIGVGSLGTRSEIAAELILAGGTDAQKEKWLPRLASAETLPTAVFTEPNTGSDLGSLRTRAVKDGEDYRVTGNKTWITHASRTQVMTLLARTDPETSDYKGLSMFLAEKTPGDDAHPFPTEGMTGGEIEVLGYRGMKEYELAFDNFHVKGENLLGGEEGKGFKQLMETFESARIQTAARAIGVAQSALDISMQYAQDRKQFGKSLINFPRVSGKLAMMAVEIMIARQLTYFSAFEKDQGRRCDVEAGMAKLLGARIAWAAADNGLQIHGGNGFALEYKISRVLCDARILNIFEGAAEIQAQVIARRLLG, via the coding sequence ATGCCCCATGACGGACAAACGCCGCCAGTTTCAGCACCAGTTACAATGGAGAACCTTCTTGATCTGACGGCAGCATCCCTAGTGCCTGTTGAAAAGGTGCTGCACACCGCAACCGTGCATGTAAGGGATCTGGTTTCTGAGGGCGGGCGCGTATCTGGTTCCCTGATCGAAAAGCATCAGACGGCAGCTCACGGCCTCGCATGGCTCGCAACATATGCTCAGGCGTTGCGCCAGATGCAGCGTTGGGCCGAAGACCTAAGCGCAAAAGGATCTTTTGGTGAGACAGAGCAATTGCTTCATCAGATCGCTTTTGGCGAATACCTTTGGCAAATTTACGGCGGCATTCAAATGAATCAGGGCGAAATCCTGAGGTTGCAAGACCTCGGTTTAAGCCAATCAGACATGCGCGCGCTGATGGATCCCGCCGTGATGGCCCTGACACAGGGCGCGAATACACAGGCGGCGCGTACACGGTTGGTCGCCCTTATGCAGGAGCATTCCGCCAACATCACCGTCGGTGCTTGCGGGCTGGAAGAAGAGCTTGAAATGATCCGCGAGCAATTCCGGCGTTACGCGGTGGAAAAAGTGGAACCCTTTGCACATGAATGGCATCTCAAAGATGAACTGATTCCGCTCGAAGTTATCGAAGAGCTTGCGGAAATGGGCGTGTTCGGGCTGACAATCCCTGAGGAATATGGCGGTTTTGGCTTATCCAAAGCGTCCATGTGCGTCGTTTCAGAGGAATTGTCGCGCGGTTATATCGGCGTCGGCAGCCTTGGCACGCGCTCTGAAATTGCAGCTGAACTCATCCTTGCAGGCGGCACAGACGCGCAAAAAGAGAAGTGGTTGCCGCGTCTGGCATCTGCTGAAACTCTACCCACGGCTGTTTTTACCGAACCGAATACTGGCTCCGATCTCGGCAGCCTGCGCACCCGCGCCGTCAAAGACGGTGAAGACTACCGGGTCACCGGTAACAAGACGTGGATCACGCATGCCTCGCGCACGCAGGTGATGACACTGCTCGCCCGCACCGACCCTGAAACGTCCGACTACAAAGGGTTGTCGATGTTCCTGGCCGAAAAAACCCCTGGCGATGACGCGCATCCGTTTCCAACCGAGGGCATGACCGGCGGGGAGATCGAAGTTCTCGGATACCGCGGTATGAAGGAATACGAACTGGCGTTCGACAATTTCCACGTCAAAGGCGAAAACCTGCTCGGAGGCGAGGAAGGCAAAGGCTTCAAGCAGTTGATGGAAACCTTTGAGAGTGCACGCATTCAGACGGCGGCCCGCGCAATAGGTGTCGCCCAATCGGCCTTGGATATTTCCATGCAATACGCACAGGACCGCAAACAATTTGGCAAATCCCTGATCAATTTCCCACGCGTATCCGGCAAGCTGGCGATGATGGCCGTTGAGATCATGATCGCACGTCAGCTTACGTATTTCTCCGCTTTTGAAAAAGATCAGGGGCGACGGTGTGATGTCGAGGCGGGAATGGCCAAGCTGCTCGGCGCACGCATCGCCTGGGCCGCAGCGGACAACGGTTTGCAGATCCATGGCGGCAATGGATTTGCGCTGGAATACAAGATCAGCCGGGTCCTGTGTGATGCGCGCATTCTCAACATTTTTGAAGGTGCTGCAGAAATTCAGGCGCAAGTGATTGCACGCAGATTATTGGGGTAA
- a CDS encoding helix-turn-helix transcriptional regulator, whose product MSHPVDVHVGRKLKQIRTMRRLSQTDVARKLELSFQQIQKYEIGSNRIAASRLYELSRILDVPTSYFFEGLDTSAENSPRRDPSLEIVTALAAIRDDTIKTRIVTFIEDVSGVTVARQG is encoded by the coding sequence ATGTCCCATCCAGTAGATGTTCACGTTGGTCGCAAATTAAAACAAATCCGGACAATGCGCCGTTTGTCTCAAACAGATGTCGCTCGGAAACTGGAGCTATCATTCCAGCAAATACAAAAATATGAAATCGGGTCCAATCGAATTGCCGCCAGCAGGCTATATGAGTTGTCTCGGATCCTCGACGTACCGACGTCATATTTCTTCGAAGGCCTTGATACGTCGGCAGAAAATTCGCCAAGACGTGATCCAAGCCTTGAAATAGTCACAGCACTTGCCGCTATCCGGGACGATACGATCAAGACGCGTATCGTAACATTTATAGAAGACGTTTCAGGCGTAACCGTTGCGCGTCAAGGCTGA
- a CDS encoding LysR family transcriptional regulator — MNRIVDPSETTQAVSKTAESHGLLHEMIRSFTTLAKTLNLSHAVKELGSTRQTVRRHITQLEEAKGVALFAVEERQYRLTEEGERALPEALDILARGNAWLNRNTRHVDGLQLFSTTLPNGWCFWQQQHSLSRIWNSPSCLMRETLRSWSMSGGDIESPLMEHVRPYLIVYRHTIAGWICVEFGEESFFVKWFGWAKARSSVGRSLGRMPGGDDFARMLDQPFHEVQTTQSVRLDHVFTLVPRESDGTLQPVNYQRLMLGGRFPDGSLALYALVEPSADVEIFGLDHGKIVQPSAEIMVNFDPVNAKYER; from the coding sequence ATGAATCGTATCGTGGACCCTTCTGAAACGACGCAAGCAGTAAGTAAAACTGCGGAATCTCATGGACTTTTGCATGAGATGATTAGGTCATTCACGACGCTCGCGAAGACACTAAACCTGAGCCACGCCGTCAAAGAGTTGGGAAGCACCCGGCAAACAGTGCGTAGACACATCACACAACTGGAAGAAGCGAAGGGGGTTGCTCTCTTTGCGGTCGAGGAGCGCCAGTATCGTTTGACCGAAGAGGGAGAGCGTGCATTGCCAGAAGCTCTCGACATACTTGCACGCGGCAATGCCTGGTTGAATAGAAACACCAGACATGTAGATGGTTTGCAGCTTTTCAGCACGACATTGCCAAATGGATGGTGTTTTTGGCAGCAACAGCATTCACTCAGCCGGATATGGAATTCGCCGTCCTGCCTGATGCGAGAAACACTTCGAAGCTGGTCAATGTCAGGCGGCGATATCGAATCACCTTTGATGGAGCATGTGCGCCCATACCTCATTGTTTACCGTCATACGATCGCCGGATGGATATGCGTGGAGTTCGGTGAAGAGTCTTTTTTTGTGAAATGGTTTGGCTGGGCAAAAGCCCGCAGCAGTGTTGGTCGATCCCTGGGCAGAATGCCCGGTGGGGATGATTTTGCGCGGATGCTTGATCAGCCATTTCACGAAGTGCAAACGACGCAAAGTGTGCGTCTAGATCACGTTTTTACACTTGTTCCGCGCGAATCTGACGGGACTTTGCAGCCTGTTAACTATCAACGCTTAATGCTTGGAGGGCGATTCCCTGACGGCAGTTTGGCGCTTTATGCTTTGGTCGAGCCATCGGCAGATGTTGAGATATTTGGTCTGGATCATGGCAAAATTGTGCAACCTTCTGCCGAGATTATGGTAAATTTCGATCCGGTTAACGCAAAATACGAGCGTTAA
- a CDS encoding phosphoenolpyruvate carboxykinase — MTYGRVNPDFKLEDQGIKGAGTVYYNLIEPDLIQHALERREGALGKGGAFLVTTGKFTGRSPKDKHVVKTDSVTDTIWWENNAAMSPAGFDALYADMVSHMAGRDYFVQDLTGGADPKHAINVRMVTELAWHGLFIRHMLRRPDREDLDHFIADFTVINCPSFKANPKRHNCRSDTVIAMNFDKKLILIGGTEYAGENKKSVFTLLNYLLPAKGVMPMHCSANHATGNPVDTAVFFGLSGTGKTTLSADPARTLIGDDEHGWSDTGTFNFEGGCYAKTISLSPDAEPEIYATTEKFGTVIENMIYDDETKDLDFEDDSLTANMRCAYPLHYISNASTSARGGHPKNIIMLTCDAFGVLPPISRLTPAQAMYHFLSGFTSKVAGTERGVTEPEPTFSTCFGAPFMPRRPEVYGNLLREKIATHGATCWLVNTGWTGGAYGTGSRMPIKATRGLLTAALDGSLADAAFRKDPNFGFDVPVDVKGVPNILLDPRRTWDDAASYDRQAAKLVRMFSDNFDQYLPFIDDDVKAAAIS; from the coding sequence ATGACATATGGACGGGTGAATCCTGACTTTAAGCTCGAAGATCAAGGGATCAAAGGGGCGGGAACCGTCTATTACAATCTGATTGAACCAGATTTGATTCAGCACGCATTGGAGCGCAGGGAAGGTGCGCTCGGGAAAGGTGGCGCGTTCTTGGTAACAACTGGCAAGTTCACCGGCCGTTCGCCCAAAGACAAGCATGTTGTAAAAACCGACAGCGTAACTGATACGATTTGGTGGGAAAACAATGCAGCAATGTCCCCAGCGGGCTTTGACGCGCTATACGCAGATATGGTGTCGCACATGGCAGGCCGCGACTATTTCGTGCAAGACCTGACAGGCGGGGCGGATCCGAAACATGCGATCAATGTGCGGATGGTGACGGAATTGGCTTGGCATGGTCTTTTCATTCGACACATGTTGCGCCGGCCTGATCGTGAAGATCTCGACCATTTCATTGCAGATTTCACCGTGATTAACTGTCCAAGCTTCAAGGCCAACCCGAAGCGCCACAATTGTCGCTCCGACACTGTAATTGCAATGAATTTCGACAAGAAGCTGATCCTTATTGGCGGCACGGAATATGCCGGGGAAAACAAAAAGTCGGTGTTCACTTTGCTAAACTATCTCCTGCCGGCAAAAGGCGTGATGCCAATGCACTGCTCGGCAAACCACGCAACTGGAAACCCCGTGGATACGGCTGTCTTCTTTGGCCTGTCGGGTACAGGAAAGACAACACTGTCGGCGGATCCGGCCCGGACATTGATCGGCGATGACGAACACGGCTGGTCTGACACGGGCACTTTTAACTTTGAAGGTGGATGCTACGCCAAAACCATCAGCCTGAGCCCGGATGCAGAACCCGAGATTTACGCAACAACCGAAAAATTCGGCACTGTCATCGAAAACATGATTTACGACGACGAAACCAAAGATTTGGACTTTGAAGATGACAGCCTGACAGCGAATATGCGCTGTGCCTACCCGTTACATTATATTTCGAACGCTTCCACATCTGCACGCGGCGGACATCCGAAGAATATCATTATGCTGACCTGTGATGCTTTCGGCGTGTTGCCTCCGATTTCTCGGCTCACCCCGGCACAGGCAATGTATCACTTTCTCTCTGGTTTCACATCGAAGGTGGCCGGTACGGAGCGCGGTGTGACCGAGCCTGAACCAACGTTTTCGACCTGCTTTGGGGCCCCTTTCATGCCACGCAGACCGGAAGTTTACGGGAATCTGTTGCGTGAAAAAATTGCAACCCATGGTGCAACTTGCTGGTTGGTGAATACCGGGTGGACCGGCGGAGCCTATGGCACAGGCAGCCGGATGCCGATCAAGGCGACACGCGGTCTTTTGACGGCCGCTCTGGATGGGTCCTTGGCGGACGCAGCCTTTCGCAAGGACCCAAACTTCGGGTTCGATGTCCCGGTCGATGTAAAAGGTGTACCAAATATCCTACTCGATCCGCGGCGCACCTGGGATGATGCGGCAAGCTATGATCGGCAAGCAGCGAAACTGGTCAGAATGTTCTCAGACAATTTTGACCAATATCTGCCCTTTATCGATGATGATGTGAAAGCAGCAGCGATTAGCTGA
- a CDS encoding response regulator transcription factor: MSKIALVDDDRNILTSISMTLEAEGFEVDTYNDGQAALDAFNKKLPDMAVLDIKMPRMDGMDLLQRLRQKTAMPVIFLTSKDDEIDEVLGLRMGADDYMKKPFSQRLLVERIRALLRRQDAVAGEAVADSEETKVIERGQLRMDPLRHSVSWKGKDVSLTVTEFLLLQALAQRPGFVKSRDQLMDVAYDDQVYVDDRTIDSHIKRLRKKMRTTDDEFSAIETLYGIGYRYNEE, translated from the coding sequence ATGTCTAAAATAGCTTTGGTGGATGACGACAGGAATATTCTTACGTCGATTTCCATGACGCTTGAAGCAGAAGGCTTTGAGGTTGACACTTACAACGACGGGCAAGCCGCCCTTGATGCGTTCAACAAAAAACTTCCCGACATGGCAGTCCTCGATATTAAGATGCCGCGGATGGATGGCATGGATTTATTGCAACGCTTGCGCCAGAAAACGGCGATGCCAGTCATTTTCTTGACGTCAAAAGACGACGAGATCGATGAAGTTCTCGGACTTCGTATGGGCGCAGATGACTACATGAAAAAACCGTTTTCGCAGCGCCTTTTGGTTGAGCGGATTCGTGCGCTTTTGCGGCGTCAGGATGCGGTCGCAGGGGAAGCGGTTGCGGACAGTGAAGAAACCAAAGTCATCGAACGTGGCCAGTTGCGCATGGATCCTTTGCGCCATTCCGTAAGCTGGAAGGGCAAGGACGTTTCTCTGACGGTGACCGAATTCCTGCTCTTACAAGCGCTTGCGCAGCGGCCAGGATTCGTGAAGTCGCGCGATCAATTGATGGATGTTGCATATGACGATCAGGTCTATGTTGATGATCGAACGATCGACAGCCATATCAAACGCCTGCGCAAGAAAATGCGCACTACAGATGATGAATTTTCCGCGATTGAGACCCTTTATGGTATCGGTTACAGGTACAATGAAGAATAA
- a CDS encoding sensor histidine kinase, which yields MVSTERNFVRDLAPPVQDGAVVLDEGWVAQGGTVETESPTSQTPRSVLSLRASPLTRKIISLNLVALIFLFAGFAYLSSSKDSLALQRAMSLVFEAELIADVIEAKLPLGAPVNLATGDGVDVIAALKRLDLRRGIEVFVFDQSETLVANIEGSLTAEALDESAHSQTFITDSLTSLWSAFSSPFGKAVSTDQTPLVDRLQPWVGDSLVNGTRIRNELDVAGGKLFAVVTPIMQGNRALGVVAVATAAGEIDGLVRGELESVLQMFLIATIVSVAVSLVLASTIANPLSDLAAAAELGRDKNARKMKPGRIRIPDLTARADEIGRLSGALRGMVSALYNRIEGNEQFAADVAHEIKNPLASLRSAVGTLRMIKREDQRDKLLDVIDHDVRRLDRLVSDISNASRLDSELVKEEEEAFDVVKTLASLGQYLGDDASSKGIEFVTDFPDAPIQVYGLEARLAQVFVNLVTNAISFCEEGDAIRIWARTKKNRVLVVIEDTGPGIPDQALAKIFKRFYSQRPDVHFGNHSGLGLAISKQIVEAHGGVIWAENIRPTEMDITSDPLGARFVVGLPI from the coding sequence ATGGTTTCAACGGAGAGGAACTTTGTGCGCGATCTGGCCCCTCCTGTTCAGGACGGTGCCGTTGTCCTTGATGAAGGGTGGGTTGCGCAAGGCGGGACGGTCGAAACGGAGTCGCCCACATCTCAAACGCCGCGCAGTGTGCTGTCATTGCGAGCATCTCCGTTAACACGGAAGATCATTTCCCTCAACTTGGTTGCATTGATTTTCCTCTTTGCAGGTTTTGCGTATCTAAGTTCGTCGAAAGACAGTCTGGCGCTTCAAAGAGCTATGTCCCTTGTTTTTGAGGCTGAATTGATAGCCGACGTGATCGAGGCAAAGCTACCGCTGGGAGCTCCTGTCAACTTGGCAACAGGCGATGGCGTTGATGTGATAGCCGCTCTGAAAAGGCTGGACCTTCGTCGCGGCATTGAAGTTTTTGTTTTTGATCAATCCGAAACGCTTGTTGCGAATATTGAGGGCAGCTTGACGGCGGAAGCACTTGATGAGAGCGCGCATTCTCAAACTTTTATTACGGATAGCCTTACGTCCTTGTGGAGCGCTTTTTCCAGTCCTTTTGGGAAAGCGGTATCGACAGACCAAACACCACTTGTCGACAGGTTGCAGCCTTGGGTTGGCGACAGCCTCGTCAATGGTACTCGGATTCGAAACGAATTAGATGTGGCCGGCGGCAAACTTTTTGCTGTTGTGACGCCAATAATGCAAGGTAATCGAGCGCTCGGCGTAGTTGCTGTGGCGACGGCTGCAGGTGAGATTGATGGCTTGGTGCGGGGCGAACTTGAGAGCGTCCTGCAGATGTTCCTCATTGCGACAATAGTGTCAGTGGCGGTCAGTTTGGTTTTAGCTTCCACAATTGCCAACCCCCTCTCAGATCTTGCTGCGGCTGCAGAACTCGGCCGGGATAAAAACGCACGAAAGATGAAACCTGGACGCATCCGTATTCCGGATCTTACAGCGCGGGCAGATGAAATAGGTCGTCTGAGCGGCGCGCTCCGTGGCATGGTCTCCGCTCTTTATAATCGCATCGAAGGTAACGAACAATTCGCCGCAGATGTTGCTCATGAAATCAAAAACCCGCTTGCTTCTTTGCGTTCTGCGGTCGGTACTCTGCGTATGATCAAACGCGAAGATCAGCGAGACAAGCTGCTGGACGTCATAGACCACGATGTTCGAAGGCTGGATCGATTGGTTAGCGATATTTCTAATGCGTCGCGGCTTGATAGTGAACTGGTCAAAGAAGAAGAGGAGGCCTTCGATGTAGTCAAAACACTAGCCAGTTTGGGCCAGTATCTTGGCGATGATGCTTCCTCCAAGGGCATTGAGTTTGTAACTGATTTCCCGGATGCACCGATTCAAGTTTACGGATTAGAAGCCCGTCTGGCCCAGGTTTTTGTAAACCTGGTAACCAATGCAATTTCTTTTTGTGAGGAGGGTGACGCGATCCGGATTTGGGCGCGCACCAAGAAAAATCGAGTTTTAGTCGTCATAGAAGATACTGGACCAGGCATTCCGGATCAGGCGTTGGCGAAGATATTCAAGCGCTTCTATTCGCAACGCCCGGATGTTCACTTTGGCAACCATTCTGGCCTTGGTTTGGCGATATCCAAGCAAATCGTCGAGGCACATGGAGGCGTAATTTGGGCCGAAAACATTCGCCCGACTGAAATGGATATAACGTCTGATCCTTTGGGCGCGCGTTTCGTCGTGGGCTTGCCGATTTAA
- a CDS encoding HPr kinase/phosphatase C-terminal domain-containing protein — protein MMSETPTTVEPMPTQLHASCVAYRGQGVVILGPSGSGKSALALQLMGYGANLVADDQTTLTASNGDLIASCPPAIAGLIEARGIGLLNTDYVAQICVKLVVDLDRVEEKRLPDMHSIELAGVTLTCLYKVKSPHFPPAILHFLTYGRQIPE, from the coding sequence ATGATGTCGGAAACTCCTACAACTGTTGAACCCATGCCCACCCAATTGCACGCGTCGTGTGTGGCTTACCGCGGGCAAGGAGTGGTCATTTTAGGACCATCGGGATCAGGAAAGTCCGCTTTGGCTCTTCAATTAATGGGATACGGCGCAAATCTGGTAGCCGACGATCAAACTACATTGACCGCTTCAAATGGTGACCTGATTGCATCGTGCCCGCCTGCCATTGCCGGTTTGATCGAGGCACGTGGCATAGGGTTGCTCAACACGGACTATGTTGCACAAATATGTGTTAAACTCGTGGTTGATCTCGATCGTGTCGAGGAGAAAAGGTTACCCGATATGCACAGCATCGAGTTGGCTGGTGTGACTTTGACTTGTTTGTACAAAGTGAAAAGCCCCCATTTTCCTCCGGCGATCTTGCATTTTTTAACGTATGGTAGGCAAATTCCGGAATGA
- the rapZ gene encoding RNase adapter RapZ, translating into MTEVSLTQRKIVFVTGPSGAGRSTALSVLEDVGFDAVDNLPLRLFKPLLVGGNQVRPLALGIDTRNHEFSTNEIIDLLGALEEAPDLTVELLFLDCSTDVLLRRFSETRRRHPLALNGRPSEGIARELTILQPLQKRAHVLIDTSDLNVHQLRDEVERWFAPDGKRSLTISVQSFSYKRGLPRGVDMIFDCRFLQNPHWTPELRGLDGTDAAVRNHVVADPRFASFSEKVLDLHLLLLPAYREEGKSYLSIAFGCTGGQHRSVVTAQTHALRLAEAGWQVSIRHRELDLKKRKEA; encoded by the coding sequence ATGACAGAAGTCAGCCTGACCCAACGAAAAATTGTTTTTGTAACTGGTCCATCCGGAGCCGGTCGTTCAACCGCGCTGAGCGTATTGGAAGATGTCGGTTTTGATGCGGTGGATAACTTACCCTTGCGTCTGTTCAAACCTCTTTTGGTGGGAGGAAACCAGGTTCGTCCGCTTGCTTTGGGGATAGATACGCGAAATCATGAATTCTCAACCAATGAAATAATTGACTTGCTGGGAGCACTTGAGGAAGCCCCTGATTTGACAGTGGAACTCCTCTTTCTCGATTGTTCGACTGATGTATTGCTGCGCCGGTTTTCGGAGACTCGACGTCGTCATCCGTTGGCACTGAATGGACGTCCCTCAGAAGGCATCGCGCGGGAATTGACAATATTGCAGCCATTGCAGAAACGCGCGCATGTTTTGATTGATACCAGCGATTTGAACGTTCATCAGCTTCGCGACGAAGTCGAGCGATGGTTTGCGCCTGATGGAAAACGGTCACTCACGATATCCGTCCAGTCGTTTTCCTATAAACGCGGTCTACCGCGTGGCGTGGATATGATTTTTGACTGCAGATTTCTACAGAACCCACATTGGACGCCTGAATTGCGTGGACTGGACGGCACGGACGCAGCAGTAAGAAATCATGTTGTTGCCGACCCTCGCTTCGCGTCATTTTCCGAGAAGGTGCTGGATCTCCACCTCCTGCTCTTGCCCGCTTATCGCGAAGAGGGAAAGTCATATCTTTCAATCGCCTTTGGGTGTACCGGCGGGCAGCATCGATCTGTCGTCACCGCACAAACGCACGCTTTGCGCCTTGCAGAAGCGGGCTGGCAAGTGTCAATTAGACATCGCGAGTTGGATCTGAAAAAGAGAAAAGAGGCTTAA